The following are from one region of the Staphylococcus argenteus genome:
- a CDS encoding IS110 family RNA-guided transposase translates to MNYLGVDISKRSSVVAHYHNDQFQREFTIQNNKNGYNYLLKYLNNLDHLQIIFESTGIYSRGMTRFCRVNQINYIEMNPLEAKFRTSSLRSWKTDQADAHKLAQLAPTLKATETISMYGDIFFELRERARFHLEIENEQNRLKFEIVEQLHQTFPGLEKLFSSRYSIIALNIAERFTHPDMVRNMDIDTLISYIFNSTDKGLSMNKAENHAHQLVNIARESYPNVDRHSFLVEKARLLIRQLKQSIQHLKQLDEDMIQLAQQLDCFENIHSIPGIGKLSAAMIIGELGNITRFKSNKQLNAFVGIDIKRYQSGSTQSRDTINKRGNKKARRLLFWVVMNIIRGQHHYDNHVVDYYYKLRKQPHEKAHKTAVIACINRLLKTIHYLVMNQKLYDYQMSPH, encoded by the coding sequence ATCAATTACTTAGGTGTTGATATTAGTAAAAGAAGTAGTGTCGTAGCTCATTATCATAACGATCAATTTCAAAGAGAATTTACCATTCAAAATAATAAAAATGGTTATAATTATTTATTAAAGTATTTGAATAATTTAGACCACCTACAAATCATTTTTGAATCTACTGGTATTTATTCAAGAGGTATGACTCGATTTTGTCGCGTAAATCAAATTAATTATATTGAGATGAACCCGTTAGAAGCTAAATTCAGAACAAGTTCTTTAAGATCATGGAAAACCGATCAAGCTGATGCACATAAACTTGCGCAATTAGCACCTACTTTAAAAGCAACGGAAACCATATCTATGTATGGAGATATCTTCTTTGAGTTGCGAGAGCGTGCACGTTTTCATCTAGAAATTGAAAATGAACAAAATCGGCTTAAATTTGAAATTGTTGAACAGCTTCATCAAACTTTTCCTGGTTTAGAAAAATTATTTAGTAGTCGATATTCTATCATTGCACTTAACATCGCAGAACGATTTACTCATCCAGATATGGTGAGAAATATGGATATTGATACCCTTATTTCTTATATATTCAATTCGACTGATAAAGGTCTATCTATGAATAAAGCTGAAAATCACGCACACCAATTGGTTAACATTGCTCGGGAAAGCTATCCGAATGTCGATAGACATTCATTTCTTGTAGAAAAAGCACGGTTGTTAATTAGACAATTAAAACAATCTATACAACATCTTAAACAATTAGATGAAGACATGATTCAATTGGCGCAACAACTTGATTGTTTTGAAAATATTCATTCAATACCAGGCATTGGAAAACTATCTGCAGCTATGATTATTGGGGAACTTGGAAATATTACGCGATTTAAATCTAATAAACAATTAAATGCATTTGTAGGCATCGATATCAAACGATATCAATCAGGTAGTACGCAAAGTAGAGACACAATTAATAAGCGTGGCAATAAAAAAGCAAGAAGATTACTGTTTTGGGTGGTTATGAATATAATAAGAGGGCAGCATCATTATGACAATCATGTAGTCGATTATTACTATAAGCTAAGAAAACAGCCTCATGAGAAAGCTCACAAGACTGCCGTCATCGCTTGTATTAATCGTCTCTTAAAAACGATTCATTATTTAGTAATGAATCAAAAATTGTACGATTATCAAATGTCCCCACATTAG
- a CDS encoding uracil-DNA glycosylase yields MEWSQIFHDITTKHDFKAMHDFLEKEYTTSIVYPDRENIYQAFDLTPFDTIKVVILGQDPYHGPNQAHGLAFSVQPNAKFPPSLRNMYKELADDIGCVRKTPHLQDWAREGVLLLNTVLTVRQGEANSHRDIGWETFTDEIIKAVSQYKEHVVFILWGKPAQQKIKLIDTSKHCIIKSVHPSPLSAYRGFFGSKPYSKANAYLESVGKTPIKWCESEA; encoded by the coding sequence ATGGAATGGTCACAAATTTTTCATGATATAACGACTAAACATGATTTTAAAGCTATGCATGATTTTTTAGAAAAAGAATATACGACTTCAATTGTTTATCCTGATAGGGAAAATATTTATCAAGCATTTGATTTAACTCCATTTGATACCATAAAAGTTGTGATATTAGGCCAGGATCCATATCATGGTCCAAACCAAGCACATGGATTAGCATTTTCAGTGCAACCTAATGCTAAATTTCCACCTTCATTACGTAATATGTATAAAGAGTTAGCTGATGATATTGGATGTGTCAGAAAAACACCACATTTGCAAGATTGGGCACGAGAGGGCGTTCTGTTATTAAATACTGTTTTAACTGTGAGACAGGGTGAAGCTAATTCGCATCGTGATATTGGTTGGGAAACATTTACCGATGAAATCATAAAAGCTGTCTCGCAATATAAGGAACATGTAGTATTTATTTTATGGGGAAAACCCGCGCAGCAAAAAATAAAACTAATTGATACATCAAAACATTGTATTATAAAATCAGTGCATCCAAGTCCGCTCTCAGCATATAGAGGATTCTTTGGATCAAAACCGTATTCCAAAGCGAATGCGTATCTTGAATCAGTAGGTAAAACACCAATCAAATGGTGTGAAAGTGAGGCATAG
- a CDS encoding DUF5327 family protein, with protein MVNKETLIARIEQELVQAEQAQHDHDFEKHMYAIHILTSFYASTSNTAYIDERPLNHRIDNQNQVSQSQITQPTHQVTAAEIEAMGGKVSAQQSQSRPYTQTTTQQQRLTTDDEIGNGESIFDF; from the coding sequence ATGGTGAATAAAGAAACATTAATAGCACGAATTGAACAAGAACTAGTACAAGCCGAGCAGGCGCAACATGACCATGATTTTGAAAAACATATGTATGCCATACATATATTAACATCTTTTTATGCTTCAACTTCAAATACAGCATATATTGATGAACGACCATTGAATCATCGTATTGACAACCAAAATCAAGTGTCACAATCACAAATAACACAACCAACGCATCAAGTAACTGCTGCTGAAATAGAAGCGATGGGTGGTAAGGTGAGTGCGCAACAATCCCAAAGTAGGCCGTATACACAAACTACAACACAACAGCAAAGATTAACAACTGATGATGAAATCGGTAACGGTGAATCAATTTTTGATTTTTAA
- a CDS encoding DUF423 domain-containing protein codes for MKLFIILGALNAMMAVGTGAFGAHGLQGKVSDHYLSVWEKATTYQMYHGLALLILGVISGTTSINVNWAGWLIFAGIIFFSGSLYILVLTQIKILGAITPIGGVLFIIGWIMLIIATFKFAG; via the coding sequence ATGAAATTATTTATTATTTTAGGTGCATTAAACGCTATGATGGCAGTTGGAACAGGTGCATTTGGTGCACATGGTTTACAAGGTAAAGTAAGTGACCACTATTTATCAGTATGGGAAAAAGCAACGACATATCAAATGTATCATGGGTTAGCATTATTGATTTTAGGTGTGATTAGTGGCACAACATCTATCAATGTTAATTGGGCAGGTTGGTTAATATTTGCCGGTATTATTTTCTTTAGTGGTTCATTATACATTTTAGTATTAACACAAATTAAAATATTAGGTGCCATTACGCCAATTGGTGGTGTGTTATTCATTATTGGATGGATCATGCTCATCATTGCGACATTCAAATTTGCTGGTTAA
- a CDS encoding APC family permease: MEKKNKQIDRGDLKQNLSEKFVWAIAYGSCIGWGAFILPGDWIKQSGPIAASIGIIIGALLMILIAVSYGALVERFPVSGGAFAFSFLSFGRYVSFFSSWFLTFGYVCVVALNATAFSLLVKFLLPDVLNNGKLYTIAGWDVYITEIIIATVLLLVFMLVTIRGASVSGSLQYYFCVAMVIVVLLMFFGSFFGNNFALENLQPLAEPNKGWFVSIIVIVSVAPWAYVGFDNIPQTAEEFNFAPNKTFKLIVYSLLAASLTYVVMILYTGWLSTNHQSLNGQLWLTGAVTQTAFGYIGLGILAIAIMMGIFTGLNGFLMSSSRLLFSMGRSGIMPTMFSKLHSKYKTPYVAIIFLVGVSLIAPWLGRTALTWIVNMSSTGVSIAYFITCLSAAKLFSYNKQSNTYAPVYKTFAIIGSVVSFIFLALLLVPGSPAALTAPSYIALIGWLIIGLIFFIIRYPKLKNMDNDELSRLILNKSENEVDDMIEEPEKEITK, from the coding sequence ATGGAAAAAAAGAATAAGCAAATAGATAGAGGCGATTTAAAACAAAACCTATCTGAAAAATTTGTATGGGCTATTGCATATGGTTCATGTATTGGATGGGGCGCATTCATCTTACCAGGAGACTGGATTAAGCAATCAGGTCCGATTGCAGCATCAATTGGCATTATTATTGGTGCATTGTTAATGATATTAATTGCGGTAAGTTATGGCGCATTAGTAGAAAGATTTCCAGTATCAGGGGGCGCATTTGCCTTTAGTTTCTTAAGTTTTGGCAGATATGTGAGTTTCTTCTCATCATGGTTTTTAACTTTTGGTTATGTATGTGTAGTTGCTTTAAATGCGACCGCATTCAGTTTATTAGTTAAATTCTTATTGCCAGACGTCTTAAATAACGGAAAATTATACACTATTGCAGGTTGGGACGTTTATATAACGGAAATCATTATTGCTACTGTGTTGTTACTCGTATTTATGCTAGTGACAATTCGTGGTGCGAGTGTATCAGGATCATTACAATATTACTTCTGTGTGGCGATGGTTATCGTCGTATTATTAATGTTCTTTGGTTCATTTTTCGGTAATAATTTTGCTCTTGAAAATTTACAACCTTTAGCTGAACCTAACAAAGGATGGTTTGTATCCATTATCGTTATTGTATCTGTCGCTCCATGGGCGTATGTTGGATTTGATAATATACCTCAAACAGCGGAAGAGTTTAACTTTGCACCGAATAAGACATTTAAGCTTATCGTATATAGTTTATTAGCAGCGTCATTAACGTATGTTGTAATGATTCTATATACTGGTTGGTTATCAACAAACCATCAAAGTTTAAATGGGCAATTGTGGTTAACTGGTGCAGTTACACAAACAGCTTTTGGTTATATTGGATTAGGTATACTAGCTATTGCAATTATGATGGGTATATTTACAGGTTTAAATGGTTTCTTAATGAGTTCAAGTCGTTTGCTATTTTCAATGGGGCGTTCAGGCATTATGCCAACAATGTTCAGTAAATTACATAGTAAATACAAAACGCCTTATGTTGCCATCATTTTCTTAGTAGGCGTGTCATTAATTGCACCTTGGTTAGGAAGAACAGCATTGACATGGATAGTTAATATGTCTTCTACAGGCGTATCAATTGCTTACTTTATTACATGTTTGTCTGCTGCTAAATTATTTAGTTATAACAAACAAAGTAATACGTATGCACCTGTATATAAAACGTTTGCCATTATAGGCTCAGTTGTATCATTCATTTTCTTAGCATTGTTATTAGTACCAGGATCACCAGCAGCGTTGACGGCACCATCTTATATTGCATTAATTGGATGGTTAATCATTGGATTAATATTCTTTATAATTCGATATCCTAAGTTGAAAAATATGGACAATGATGAATTGAGCCGTTTAATTTTAAATAAAAGTGAAAATGAAGTTGATGATATGATTGAAGAACCTGAAAAAGAAATAACTAAATAA
- a CDS encoding threonine/serine exporter family protein: MFWILNFIFSFLASTFFCVIFDAPRKLYLSCGFVGTCGWMVYILFFNGLNVHTIYSSFFGSLALGLLSHYMARKQKEPAIIFMVTGIIPLVPGGLAYDATKNLVLLNFSTAINTMLEVTLIAGAIALGLLFADQISKLIVSGFVKSFKRL; the protein is encoded by the coding sequence ATGTTTTGGATATTAAACTTTATCTTTAGCTTTTTAGCATCAACGTTCTTCTGTGTCATATTCGATGCACCTAGAAAATTATATTTATCTTGTGGCTTCGTTGGTACGTGTGGATGGATGGTTTACATACTGTTTTTCAACGGTTTAAATGTACACACAATATATTCTAGTTTCTTTGGCAGTTTAGCATTAGGATTGTTAAGTCATTATATGGCTCGGAAACAAAAAGAACCTGCCATCATTTTTATGGTAACTGGAATCATTCCATTAGTACCAGGTGGTTTAGCATACGATGCTACAAAAAATTTAGTCTTATTAAATTTCAGCACAGCAATCAATACAATGTTAGAAGTAACACTTATTGCGGGCGCCATTGCACTAGGCTTATTATTTGCAGACCAAATTTCCAAATTAATTGTTTCAGGGTTCGTGAAATCTTTCAAAAGATTATAG
- a CDS encoding threonine/serine exporter family protein, with amino-acid sequence MDINSEEYKQEVLIKDVVMLAARILLESGAEGTRVEDTMTRIAKKLGYSESNSFVTNTVIQFTLHSESFPRIFRITSRDTNLIKISQANKISRQITNNEITLEEAKLQLEKIYVAKRDSSLPFKGFAAAMIAMSFLYLQGGRLIDVLTAILAGSLGYLVTEILDRKLHAQFIPEFIGSLVIGIIAVIGHTLIPTGDLATIIIAAVMPIVPGVLITNAIQDLFGGHMLMFTTKSLEALVTAFGIGAGVGSVLILV; translated from the coding sequence ATGGATATAAATTCAGAAGAATATAAACAAGAAGTATTAATAAAAGATGTTGTGATGCTCGCTGCCCGCATATTATTAGAATCTGGTGCAGAAGGTACACGTGTGGAAGATACAATGACACGTATTGCAAAAAAACTTGGCTACAGTGAAAGTAACAGTTTTGTTACAAATACTGTCATCCAGTTTACACTACATTCGGAATCGTTTCCGAGAATTTTTAGAATTACTTCTCGGGATACTAACTTAATTAAAATATCACAGGCGAATAAAATTTCACGCCAAATTACAAATAATGAAATTACATTAGAAGAAGCAAAATTACAGCTCGAAAAAATATATGTAGCTAAGAGAGACAGCAGTCTTCCTTTTAAAGGTTTTGCTGCAGCAATGATTGCAATGAGTTTCTTATATTTACAAGGTGGCAGATTGATAGATGTCTTAACTGCAATATTAGCAGGTAGTCTAGGATACTTAGTCACTGAAATTCTAGATCGTAAGTTACACGCACAGTTCATCCCAGAATTCATAGGATCCTTAGTAATTGGGATTATCGCTGTTATTGGACATACACTTATTCCAACAGGTGACTTGGCAACAATTATCATTGCAGCGGTTATGCCTATTGTCCCTGGTGTATTAATAACAAATGCAATTCAAGATTTATTTGGTGGACACATGTTGATGTTCACAACGAAATCATTAGAAGCATTGGTTACTGCGTTTGGCATCGGTGCTGGCGTTGGTAGCGTATTAATTTTAGTATAG
- the hemQ gene encoding hydrogen peroxide-dependent heme synthase yields the protein MSQAAETLDGWYSLHLFYAVDWASLRLVPKDERDALVAELQSFLENTATVRSSNAGDQAIYNITGQKADLLLWFLRPEMKTLNHIENEFNKLRIADFLIPTYSYVSVIELSNYLAGKSDEDPYENPHVKARLYPELPHSDYICFYPMNKRRNETYNWYMLTMEERQKLMYDHGMIGRKYAGKIKQFITGSVGFDDFEWGVTLFSDDVLQFKKIVYEMRFDETTARYGDFGSFFVGHILNADEFNQFFAIS from the coding sequence ATGAGTCAAGCAGCCGAAACTTTAGATGGTTGGTATAGTCTACACTTATTTTATGCAGTTGATTGGGCATCATTACGCCTAGTACCAAAGGATGAACGTGATGCACTTGTCGCTGAATTGCAGTCATTTTTAGAAAATACAGCAACTGTAAGGTCATCAAATGCTGGTGATCAAGCAATTTATAATATAACTGGACAAAAAGCAGATCTATTATTATGGTTCCTACGTCCAGAAATGAAAACATTAAACCATATTGAAAATGAATTTAATAAATTACGAATTGCCGACTTCTTAATCCCAACTTATTCATATGTATCTGTAATTGAATTGAGTAATTATTTAGCTGGTAAATCAGATGAAGATCCATACGAGAATCCACATGTAAAAGCTAGACTTTATCCTGAACTACCACATTCTGATTATATATGTTTCTATCCGATGAACAAACGTCGTAACGAAACTTACAACTGGTATATGTTAACTATGGAAGAACGTCAAAAATTAATGTATGACCATGGTATGATTGGTCGAAAATATGCTGGTAAAATCAAACAATTTATCACAGGTTCTGTTGGTTTCGACGATTTCGAATGGGGTGTAACATTGTTCTCCGATGATGTGTTACAATTCAAAAAAATTGTATATGAAATGCGTTTTGATGAAACAACAGCACGCTATGGTGATTTCGGAAGTTTCTTCGTAGGTCATATTTTAAATGCAGACGAATTTAACCAATTCTTTGCGATTTCATAA
- the pta gene encoding phosphate acetyltransferase has product MADLLNVLKDKLSGKNVKIVLPEGEDERVLTAATQLQQTDYVTPIVLGDVEKVQSLAQKLNLDITNIELINPATSELKAELVQSFVERRKGKATEEQAQELLNNVNYFGTMLVYAGKADGLVSGAAHSTGDTVRPALQIIKTKPGVSRTSGIFFMIKGDEQYIFGDCAINPELDSQGLAEIAVESAKSALSFGMDPKVAMLSFSTKGSAKSDDVTKVQEAVKLAQQKAEEEKLDAIIDGEFQFDAAIVPGVAEKKAPGAKLQGNANVFVFPSLEAGNIGYKIAQRLGGYDAVGPVLQGLNSPVNDLSRGCSIEDVYNLSIITAAQALQ; this is encoded by the coding sequence ATGGCTGATTTATTAAATGTATTAAAAGACAAACTTTCTGGTAAAAACGTTAAAATCGTGTTACCTGAAGGAGAGGACGAACGTGTTCTGACTGCAGCAACACAATTGCAACAAACAGATTACGTAACACCAATCGTGTTGGGTGATGTAGAAAAGGTTCAATCTCTAGCACAAAAACTAAACCTTGATATTACTAATATTGAGTTGATTAACCCTGCAACAAGTGAGTTAAAAGCTGAATTAGTTCAATCATTTGTTGAACGTCGTAAAGGTAAAGCTACTGAAGAACAAGCGCAAGAATTACTAAATAATGTAAATTACTTCGGAACGATGTTAGTATATGCCGGTAAAGCTGATGGCTTAGTAAGTGGTGCAGCACATTCAACTGGTGATACTGTACGTCCAGCTTTACAAATCATCAAAACGAAACCAGGTGTATCAAGAACATCAGGTATCTTCTTTATGATTAAAGGTGATGAACAATACATCTTTGGTGATTGTGCAATCAATCCAGAACTTGATTCACAAGGACTTGCAGAAATTGCAGTAGAAAGTGCTAAATCAGCATTAAGCTTTGGTATGGATCCAAAAGTTGCAATGTTAAGCTTTTCAACAAAAGGGTCTGCTAAGTCAGACGATGTAACTAAAGTTCAAGAAGCTGTCAAATTAGCTCAACAAAAAGCGGAAGAAGAAAAATTAGATGCAATCATTGATGGTGAATTCCAATTTGATGCTGCGATTGTCCCAGGTGTTGCTGAGAAAAAAGCACCAGGTGCTAAATTACAAGGTAATGCAAATGTCTTTGTATTCCCAAGTTTAGAAGCTGGTAATATCGGATATAAAATTGCACAACGTTTAGGCGGATATGATGCAGTTGGTCCGGTATTACAAGGTTTAAATTCTCCAGTAAATGACTTATCACGTGGCTGTTCAATTGAAGATGTATACAATCTATCAATTATAACAGCAGCGCAAGCTTTACAATAA
- a CDS encoding lipoate--protein ligase family protein — MDLASKYFNGVNWRYIDHSSGLEPMQSFAFDDTFCESVGKDLSDNVVRTWVHQHTVILGIHDSRLPFLKDGIDYLTNEIGYNAIVRNSGGLGVVLDQGVLNISLMFKGQTETTIDEAFTVMYLLISKMFEDENIDIDTMEIEHSYCPGKFDLSIDGKKFAGISQRRVRGGIAVQIYLCVEGSGSERALMMQTFYEHALKGEVTKFKYPEIEPSCMASLETLLNKKITVQDVMFSLLYAIKDLGGLLNMTPVTNEEWQRFDKYFDKMIDRNKKMTDNMQ, encoded by the coding sequence ATGGATTTAGCAAGTAAATATTTTAATGGTGTCAATTGGCGATACATCGACCATTCTTCCGGATTAGAACCTATGCAATCTTTTGCATTTGATGATACATTTTGTGAAAGTGTAGGAAAAGATTTATCGGATAATGTTGTTCGCACTTGGGTACATCAACATACAGTTATATTGGGTATTCATGATTCGAGATTGCCGTTTTTAAAAGATGGCATTGATTATTTGACGAATGAAATTGGATATAATGCCATTGTTAGAAATTCTGGTGGCTTAGGAGTTGTCCTCGATCAAGGTGTATTAAATATTTCACTTATGTTTAAAGGGCAGACAGAGACAACTATAGATGAAGCATTTACTGTGATGTATTTATTAATTAGTAAAATGTTTGAAGATGAGAACATTGATATTGATACGATGGAAATTGAACATTCATATTGCCCAGGAAAATTCGACTTAAGTATCGATGGTAAAAAATTTGCTGGTATATCACAACGAAGAGTTAGAGGCGGTATTGCTGTACAAATTTATCTCTGTGTTGAAGGTTCAGGTTCAGAACGTGCACTGATGATGCAAACATTTTATGAACATGCTTTAAAAGGTGAAGTGACCAAATTTAAGTATCCTGAAATTGAACCATCATGTATGGCATCTTTGGAAACATTACTAAATAAAAAAATTACAGTTCAAGATGTTATGTTTTCATTACTTTATGCAATCAAAGATCTTGGCGGTTTATTAAATATGACACCTGTAACGAATGAAGAGTGGCAAAGATTTGATAAATATTTCGATAAAATGATCGATAGAAATAAAAAAATGACAGACAATATGCAGTAG
- the mvk gene encoding mevalonate kinase, translated as MTRKGYGESTGKIILIGEHAVTFGEPAIAVPFNAGKIKVLIEALESGNYSSIKSDVYDGMLYDAPEHLKSLVNRFVELNNITEPLAVTIQTNLPPSRGLGSSAAVAVAFVRASYDYLGKSLTKEELIEKANWAEQIAHGKPSGIDTQTIVSGKPVWFQKGHAETLKTLSLDGYMVVIDTGVKGSTRQAVEDVHKLCEDPQYMSHVKHIGDLVLRASDVIEHHNFDALADIFNECHADLKALTVSHDKIEQLMKIGKENGAIAGKLTGAGRGGSMLLLAKDLPTAKNIVKAVEKAGAAHTWIENLGG; from the coding sequence ATGACAAGAAAAGGATATGGGGAATCGACAGGAAAGATTATTTTAATAGGGGAACATGCTGTTACGTTTGGAGAGCCGGCGATTGCAGTACCGTTTAACGCAGGCAAAATTAAAGTTTTAATAGAAGCGTTAGAGAGCGGGAACTATTCGTCTATTAAAAGTGATGTCTACGATGGTATGTTATATGATGCGCCTGAACATCTTAAGTCTTTGGTGAACCGTTTTGTAGAATTAAATAATATTACAGAGCCACTAGCAGTGACGATTCAAACAAATTTACCACCATCACGTGGATTAGGATCAAGTGCAGCTGTTGCGGTAGCTTTTGTTCGTGCAAGTTATGATTATTTAGGGAAATCATTAACGAAGGAAGAACTTATTGAAAAGGCTAATTGGGCAGAACAAATTGCACATGGTAAACCGAGTGGCATCGATACACAAACGATTGTTTCTGGAAAACCTGTTTGGTTCCAAAAAGGGCATGCTGAAACATTGAAAACATTAAGTTTAGATGGCTATATGGTTGTAATTGATACTGGTGTGAAAGGTTCAACAAGACAAGCGGTCGAAGATGTACATAAACTTTGTGAGGATCCTCAATACATGTCACATGTAAAACATATCGGTGATTTAGTTTTACGTGCGAGTGATGTGATTGAACATCATAACTTTGATGCGTTGGCCGATATCTTTAATGAATGTCATGCGGATTTAAAAGCGTTGACAGTAAGTCATGATAAAATAGAGCAATTAATGAAAATTGGTAAGGAAAATGGTGCCATTGCTGGAAAACTTACCGGTGCTGGTCGTGGCGGAAGTATGTTATTGCTTGCCAAAGATTTACCAACAGCGAAAAATATTGTAAAAGCTGTAGAAAAAGCTGGTGCAGCACATACATGGATTGAGAATTTAGGAGGTTAA
- the mvaD gene encoding diphosphomevalonate decarboxylase — translation MIKSGKARAHTNIALIKYWGKKDEALIIPMNNSISVTLEKFYTETKVTFNDQLTQDQFWLNGEKISGKELEKISKYMDIVRERAGIECYAKIESENFVPTAAGLASSASAYAALAAACNKALYMQLSDKDLSRLARIGSGSASRSIYGGFAEWEKGYSDETSYAVPLESNHFEDELAMIFVVINQQSKKVPSRYGMSLTRNTSRFYQYWLDHIDEDLVEAKAAIQDKDFKRLGEVIEENGLRMHATNLGSTPPFTYLVQESYDVMALVHECREAGYPCYFTMDAGPNVKILVEKKNKQQIINKLLTQFDINQIIDSDIIATGIEIIE, via the coding sequence TTGATCAAAAGTGGCAAAGCACGTGCACATACGAATATTGCACTTATTAAATATTGGGGTAAAAAGGATGAAGCACTTATCATTCCAATGAATAATAGTATATCTGTTACATTAGAAAAATTTTATACTGAAACGAAAGTCACTTTTAACGATCAGTTAACACAGGATCAATTTTGGTTGAATGGCGAAAAGATTAGTGGCAAAGAATTAGAGAAAATTTCAAAGTATATGGATATTGTCAGAGAACGAGCGGGCATTGAGTGCTATGCCAAAATTGAAAGTGAAAACTTTGTACCAACTGCTGCAGGGTTGGCTTCATCAGCAAGCGCATATGCAGCTTTAGCAGCTGCTTGTAATAAAGCACTATACATGCAGCTGTCAGATAAGGATTTATCGAGATTGGCGCGAATCGGTTCGGGTTCTGCGTCGCGTAGTATTTATGGTGGATTTGCAGAATGGGAAAAAGGGTATAGTGATGAGACGTCATATGCCGTTCCACTTGAATCGAATCATTTCGAAGATGAGCTTGCTATGATATTTGTTGTGATTAATCAACAATCTAAAAAAGTACCAAGTCGTTATGGAATGTCGTTGACACGAAACACATCAAGGTTTTATCAATACTGGTTAGATCATATTGATGAAGACTTGGTTGAAGCAAAAGCAGCGATACAAGACAAGGATTTTAAACGCCTTGGTGAAGTAATTGAAGAAAATGGTTTGCGTATGCATGCCACGAATCTGGGATCAACACCGCCGTTCACATACCTTGTGCAAGAAAGTTATGATGTCATGGCGCTTGTTCACGAATGCCGAGAAGCGGGGTATCCGTGTTATTTTACGATGGATGCGGGTCCTAATGTGAAAATACTTGTAGAAAAGAAAAACAAGCAACAGATTATAAATAAATTATTAACACAGTTTGATATTAACCAAATTATTGATAGTGACATTATTGCCACAGGAATTGAAATAATTGAGTAA